GACTGGCAAGGACAACGTCGAATTGATACTCTCGGGCATGGTGGCGTACTCCTGGGGAATTGGGTCCGTAATCAACCAAATTCAAACCCAAGTACGCCGCCTTTTTCAACTCAACTCATCCACAACTTTCGGTTATATCTCGAACACGGGATTTGGAAAGCTGTTCGTGAGACGGATAACCTTAAGCAATTGTACAGGGCTCATCGGGCGTTCGGTAGAATGAGCCCCGTCCGATGCGTGAAGCAGTACCTTCTATGCGTTCGAATTGTTCCCTGGGCAGCGACCAAAGCCATCCTTGCCGCATTGGGTCTAGTAGGCACAAGCAATGCTCGGGCGAAGGTCACACCAAACAAAGGCATTCGTTGCGAAGAAGGCTCGCAGAAAGGCTGAAGCCGAGCGGTGATTTTCCGACTCTCGCAAAAACTCGCCACGAAAGTCAAGGCCGGCACGCTCCGCACTCTGCCTTTGGATGAAAATCCCTTTGCGGACTGGTCAGCCCATCTGTTCGTCGCAGATAGAACCCAGTACATCATCCTCAGCAACACGCCGTCACTCTACTCGGTCGTTCTGTACGGCAAGGGCATCACGAACGACAGCGAATTCCTCAGCCGTGCTTTGACCAATATTCGAGAATTCATGGACTACGATGGCCAGGAGTTCGTCTACCGGCGTTTTATTGCCCCAGCCAGTGGCACGGTTCGCTTCGGCAGACCTCTACACCGTTCGGTCACGGGTTCGATGACTGAGTTGATAAAGCATGCGACGGATTGGCTCGTCGAGGGAGAACTAGCTCCATTCGACATTGGCTTCCGTCTTAACGACATTCTTTTGTCAGCCATCGCTCGGGATAAGGTCGAGGCGTACCGCACTCCCAAAGATGCTTTCAAGACTTTGTTGGGCAAGATCGAGTCAGCGGAGTAAAAGAGCGATCTGCGGGGTCCTATGCACGACCACCATGATTTCGCATCTGTCTCGCCCACAGGGTGAGCCAGAGCACGAGCAGCACAAAGAACCAGAGAATCAGCTTGTAGGCCACCATCGCCCAGAACCAGACATTCTCGACGTAATCCCAGGTTACGTCTGGCCCCCAAAGTCGAATGAGCCACTCGGGATGGCTCGCCATTGCCGACAGGTACGCGAGCCAGCTAAAGGTCAGTAGTCCCGTGGCCGCGAGCAACACCCACCAACCGGCGACTGCGGCTGCTTGAACTCGGCGTTCGAAAGGGTCATGCATGATGTGACTCCACGAGCGGGGACAGTGACGCCCTTCATGCTACTGGAAGTCGTTGTGCTTGGCCGCTCCATTCCCATTCCACGGCGTCCATCGTGGGAGCCAGCGGGGCACGTTCAGGCAATAGATCAAGTACTGCTCTCCATAGCGTCGGCCTAGTGTCGGTTCTTCATAGAGATGCACAAATAGCACGAAGCAGCAAGCAACCACGGGGGCGTAACAGAGCACCGGAATGCTCGCGAAGAATAATCCCTGGCCGACGATCATCGACAGCACCCCCAGGTACATTGGGTTGCGGACAAAACGATATAGTCCTGTGGCAACAAGGCGTTCCGTTGGCATCCAAGGTGCTGGCGTACCTCTCCCCTGTCGCACAAATCGTCCTACCGCTTCCAGCAAGGTCGGCATGCCGGCTAGAAAAAGTGCTGCACCCAACCAACGCAGCAAGGCAAGATCGCCCCACGGAGCCCCAGGCTCCCAATGGCTCAGGAGCCACGGCACCAAACCAACGACCGTGCCTGGAATGAATAGAACGAAGAGGATTGAACCGAGGGCCGGAGGAAGCTGTTTCCGAGACGTAGCCATTTGCAGTACCTCGACGACGCATTATAGCCGTCTCGACCCGCAGGATTCATGCCTTGCTTTCGACTTGATTCGGACTGACATTCTCACGTTGACTTTCGGAACTCCACGGCAACCTCTCATTTCGCGAAGTTGAGCCGCTCCACCCGCTATGCCACCCCGCCTCCACCTCCGATCTCTTCCAACGCCCCCGCGCCGCGTCGATGCAAGTCCATGTGGCGCAGGGTTCGGGTAGGATGAACGATTGAAGCGATCAGTGGGTTAATAGAAAGGGAGGCTGCGGGGCTGGAAGCTATTAACCGGTGACCTTAAGTCCGTATTGCACTGGTACGAGGCGCCCCAACAGGAGCAAAGGCTGTTCCCTTTTTGCGCATCGCGTTCCAAAGCGGCGATCGAGGACATAAACGACCGGGACGTGGACTTGGCGAGCACCGGCGTAAGCCTCGGAAAGCGGCCATTTCTTAAGCTTGGCAGTATCGCTTGGAATTTCCTTTAGATGCCGACTTCACTTGACGAATTCACATGTCTTCATTCTTGACGGGCCCGAAGCAAGATCGATTTCGGGCGTATCCGCACGCTAAATCGCGCGGAATGTGCATCGCAGCGTAATGCCATTCAATTTGAACCGCCCATTAGCCGCGATCTTCAATGGCACGAAAACTGCGACTGCCACGAGAAGCATGAAGCCGAGCAAAGTGTAGGGACCTTCCTTTTGAAGCAATGAGATGAATCATGGCTGGTCTTTTGACAACTCGTGAACCGCACGCTCGTCGTCGTTGGCTTGAACCATTTGCCAGTTTGCGTGAGGAGTTCGGTGATTTGGCGACCAATTTCTTAACCGACGTCAGCGAAGCATGGCCACGTGGCCTGATGGTGCCATCGCTCGACGTGTCGGAGAGCAACGGTGCCATTGAGGTACGGATGGATCTTCCCGGCATCAAAGCCGAGGAGATTGACGTCCAACTGACCGACAACATCCTCACGGTGAGCGGTCAGCGCAGGGAGGAAAAGGAGGAGAAGGGCAAGACGTATCATCGAGTGGAACGACACCATGGCAGCTTCTCCAGAACGGTCGCATTGCCCTGTTCGGTTGATGAGGCCAAGGTCGACGCGCAATACAAGGACGGGGTCCTGACGATCAAGATCCCCAAGACCGACGCGGCCAAGGCCTGCAAGATCAAGGTCCATGCGTGATATGGCAGCCAGCTGCTGTGTGTGAGCGGGTGCGACTCCTTTCAGGTCGCACCCGTTTGCAATTTGGAGGCACGTCGGCGAAAGTGGCATTCGAGGCTGGGCGGAGGAATTCGTTGACTAGGGTCAGTGGCGACGAGCGATAGGGCGAAACGAGGTAACGAATATGAAACTCCCATTGCAAATCAGTTTTCACAACACAGAGCGCTTCGCGGAAATCGAGGACGCGATCCGCGAACGAGCCGCCCAGCTCGACCAATTTGCCGACCGTATTATGAGTTGCGTCGTCGTCGTCGATGTTCCGCACAAGCACCATCAGAGCGGCAACCTCTACCAGGTGCGGATTGACATCAAGCTGCCTGGTGGTGAGGTCGTGGTTAATCGAGAGCCGGGAAAAACCAAGAGCCATCAAGATATCCGCGTGGCCATCCGCGACGCCTTCGCCGCCGCCGTGCGCGAGATGGAAGACTATGTGCGCGTACAGCGAACGGACGTCAAGAGGCACGAACCGCAGGCGCATGCCCGGGTGGCGCGTCATTCCTGGGCAAGACCATGGCTTTCTGCGGACTCCTGACGGGCGGGAGGTTTATTTCCACCGCAACAGTTTGGTCGAAGGGGACTTCGACCGATTAGAACCGGAGGCGGACGTCACCTTCGTTGAGGAACTGGGGGACAAGGGGCCCCAGGCGAGCACTGTGAATCTTGTCGGCCGACATGCTGGCCGTTGAAAGAAGTTCTGGCCGAGCCGTGAGATCCGAGGCGCGCGGACGCCTCAAGACAGTCTGCCGTTAGAATGGCGTAGGCTTGTCTGGCAAAATGCTTCGCCGCCAAGATCTGATGGGACCCATGCATGGCGCTTTCGACGGCCGAGTTCTGGAGTGTCCCGAGTAGCATCTTGCTCGAGCAACTCGGCTCCAGCGCGACGGGCCTGTCGACGCACGAGGCATCTATCAGGGAACGGCTTGCCGGGCGCCGCTTTCATGCGACGCGCCCAAGCGACCTGGCTCTACTACTGAATCAGTTTAAGAGCCCGATTCTCGTCATTCTGTTTGTGTGCGCAACTATGGCATTTGCGCTTGGCGGCCATACCGATGCGGCAATCATCATTTTTATTCTCTTGGCGAGTTCCGGACTTGGATTCTGGCAAGAGCGCACCGCAGCCGACGCCGTCAACCGATTGCTGGCGCGAATCACAACCACTGCCAAAGTCTTGCGTGATGGCCGGCCGGTAGAACTACCCCTCAATGCGGTCGTACAAGGCGACGTTGTACTACTGTCCGCCGGGGACGCGATTCCCGGCGATTGCCGGATCCTGGAGTCGCGGAATCTGTTCGTCGACGAAGCGACGCTGACTGGTGAAACTTTCCCCGCGGAAAAGCAGCCGGCGGACCTGCCACG
The Pirellulales bacterium genome window above contains:
- a CDS encoding isoprenylcysteine carboxylmethyltransferase family protein, producing the protein MATSRKQLPPALGSILFVLFIPGTVVGLVPWLLSHWEPGAPWGDLALLRWLGAALFLAGMPTLLEAVGRFVRQGRGTPAPWMPTERLVATGLYRFVRNPMYLGVLSMIVGQGLFFASIPVLCYAPVVACCFVLFVHLYEEPTLGRRYGEQYLIYCLNVPRWLPRWTPWNGNGAAKHNDFQ
- a CDS encoding Hsp20/alpha crystallin family protein, which codes for MAGLLTTREPHARRRWLEPFASLREEFGDLATNFLTDVSEAWPRGLMVPSLDVSESNGAIEVRMDLPGIKAEEIDVQLTDNILTVSGQRREEKEEKGKTYHRVERHHGSFSRTVALPCSVDEAKVDAQYKDGVLTIKIPKTDAAKACKIKVHA
- a CDS encoding HPF/RaiA family ribosome-associated protein: MKLPLQISFHNTERFAEIEDAIRERAAQLDQFADRIMSCVVVVDVPHKHHQSGNLYQVRIDIKLPGGEVVVNREPGKTKSHQDIRVAIRDAFAAAVREMEDYVRVQRTDVKRHEPQAHARVARHSWARPWLSADS